The Pelmatolapia mariae isolate MD_Pm_ZW linkage group LG10_11, Pm_UMD_F_2, whole genome shotgun sequence genome includes a region encoding these proteins:
- the LOC134637623 gene encoding GDNF family receptor alpha-4-like: MSPGRMIIVGLLLNVFSHGSVTVSASVDCLVAEQGCMQEQSCMAIYRLLEYCAAEEAVAPLRADARLECLEAQNSLQRYRPLQVCKCQRGSRREEHCLKVYWTVRFAAYDEYEVSPYEELKLNLVRNIEMSRMASIMSASSNTMDGQNQCLKAAQDCGLYEKCGSLRSEYVVACTKRATVSDNSCNRQKCHKALRRFLERVPEEYSFALLFCPCSDTLCGERRRKTIVPSCSYEENVRGEERAGKPNCLSLQNYCSKDELCRSRFADFQHNCQPSPLSASGCMRERRTMCLKAYAGLIGTIMTPNYVSNSSTEVSQWCTCEGSGNEWQGCQRILQMFTNNICLRSAISSMGISAPPPVENSPMPTSQPSPRVYQEKVHVSVNTLPEFDSMEDSEEEEQEEEASEEFNVIPPYSEKDSDTESGARGSQRGAANQAVPVYPLLLLPALIIDWKCWSY, from the exons GTAGCGTGACGGTATCTGCATCCGTAGACTGTTTGGTGGCCGAGCAGGGATGCATGCAGGAGCAGTCCTGCATGGCCATCTATCGATTGCTGGAGTACTGTGCAGCCGAGGAAGCTGTGGCGCCCCTCAGGGCAGACGCGCGGTTGGAGTGCCTGGAGGCCCAGAACTCCTTGCAGCGTTATCGCCCCCTCCAAGTTTGCAAGTGTCAGCGTGGCTCTCGCAGGGAGGAACACTGCCTCAAGGTCTACTGGACTGTGAGATTCGCAG CATATGATGAGTATGAAGTGTCTCCATATGAAGAACTGAAGTTAAACCTGGTGAGAAACATCGAGATGTCGCGTATGGCCTCCATCATGTCAG CTTCCTCTAATACTATGGATGGTCAAAACCAGTGCTTGAAGGCCGCCCAGGACTGTGGTCTGTACGAGAAATGTGGCTCCCTGCGGTCAGAATATGTTGTAGCCTGCACCAAGCGAGCAACAGTCTCTGACAACAGCTGTAACCGGCAGAAATGCCACAAAGCCCTGCGGCGCTTCCTGGAGCGCGTGCCAGAGGAGTACAGCTTCGCTTTGCTCTTCTGTCCCTGCTCTGACACTCTGTGTGGGGAGCGCCGGAGGAAAACCATCGTCCCGTCATGCTCCTATGAGGAAAATGTGagaggggaggagagggcgggcaAGCCCAACTGCCTCAGCCTTCAGAACTACTGCTCCAAAGATGAGCTGTGTAG ATCCCGCTTTGCTGATTTCCAGCATAACTGCCAGCCCTcccctctctctgcctctggCTGTATGCGAGAACGCAGAACCATGTGCCTGAAGGCTTATGCTGGACTCATAG GAACCATCATGACTCCCAACTACGTGAGCAACAGCAGTACAGAGGTGTCCCAGTGGTGCACATGTGAAGGCAGTGGGAATGAATGGCAGGGCTGTCAGCGCATCCTGCAGATGTTCACCAACAATATTTGTCTGC gCAGTGCCATCAGCTCCATGGGAATCTCCGCACCTCCTCCTGTGGAAAACTCTCCCATGCCAACTTCTCAGCCCTCCCCACGCGTCTACCAGGAGAAGGTCCACGTCAGTGTTAACACTCTTCCTGAATTCGACAGT ATGGAGGACAGCGAagaagaggagcaggaggaagaggCGAGCGAAGAATTCAACGTCATTCCGCCGTATTCCGAGAAGGACTCTGACACAGAATCGGGTGCTAGAGGGAGCCAGCGGGGAGCAGCTAACCAAGCAGTGCCCGTGTATCCATTACTGCTGCTGCCTGCGCTCATCATAGACTGGAAGTGTTGGAGCTACTGA